One Nonomuraea angiospora DNA segment encodes these proteins:
- a CDS encoding transketolase produces the protein MSLLAADPTRSAVYRQAAERIRRADRHTAAAELDQLATEVRRSIIRMIDRAQLGHVGGDLSVTDILVTCFYGVLSVDPERPRWSGRDRFVLSKGHCAAALYSTLAHCGFFPEAELDTFMAPLSALNGHPNRIKVPGIETNTGALGHGLPVATGCALAAQLDGADWRTFVVLGDGELQEGSNWEAAMAAAHHGLSSLTAVIDRNRLQQGARTEDTNALGALDDKWRSFGWEVREVDGHDHLALLEAMSGSSTGRPVAVIAHTIKGKGVSFMEDRVEWHHKVPSPDQVEAALAELAR, from the coding sequence ATGTCGTTGCTCGCTGCCGATCCGACGCGTTCGGCCGTCTATCGCCAGGCGGCCGAGCGGATTCGCCGGGCCGACCGGCACACCGCGGCCGCGGAGCTGGACCAGCTGGCCACGGAGGTGCGCCGGAGCATCATCCGCATGATCGACCGTGCCCAGCTGGGGCACGTCGGAGGTGACCTGTCGGTCACCGACATCCTGGTCACCTGCTTCTACGGCGTGTTGTCCGTCGATCCGGAACGTCCGAGGTGGAGCGGGCGCGACCGTTTCGTGCTGAGCAAGGGACACTGCGCCGCCGCCCTGTACTCGACCCTCGCCCACTGCGGCTTCTTCCCCGAGGCCGAGCTGGACACCTTCATGGCCCCGCTGTCGGCGCTCAACGGTCACCCCAACCGCATCAAGGTCCCCGGCATCGAGACCAACACCGGCGCGCTCGGGCACGGCCTGCCCGTGGCCACCGGGTGCGCGCTGGCCGCCCAGCTCGACGGCGCGGACTGGCGCACGTTCGTCGTGCTCGGCGACGGGGAGCTGCAGGAAGGCAGCAACTGGGAGGCGGCCATGGCGGCCGCCCACCACGGCCTGTCCTCGCTGACCGCCGTCATCGACCGCAACCGGCTGCAGCAGGGCGCCAGGACCGAGGACACCAACGCCCTGGGGGCGCTGGACGACAAGTGGCGCAGCTTCGGCTGGGAGGTACGCGAGGTCGACGGCCACGACCACCTCGCCCTCCTGGAGGCGATGAGCGGCTCGTCGACCGGCAGGCCGGTCGCCGTCATCGCCCACACGATCAAGGGGAAGGGAGTGTCGTTCATGGAGGACCGCGTGGAGTGGCACCACAAGGTGCCGAGCCCCGACCAGGTCGAAGCGGCCCTCGCGGAGCTGGCCCGATGA
- a CDS encoding ABC transporter substrate-binding protein, with protein sequence MVTQNADTATAAFKSIIGDFEKQNPNIKVDLQYRAVDAHKDALRTTAGSSSGPDIYYNWAGPGLGGELVKSGVSLDLGKYYEQYKWADRFNPSTLAAYKQYGGYHGVPWTQRTEVVYYHKDQFAKAGISAPPTTYQEWATAAQKLKDAGLTPITMGGKDNWHVMRLLDTFIETNCGAELGDKLNTRATSWAGQPCVDKSFEQLKQWSDNYFNKGFAGLPVAEAGAMFHSGKSAMQLEGDWFTQQNIDAGDDQNNVGVFPMPTGTDRLYGFSEGMYISKTSKHPDEAAKFLDFFTSAAVEGKYLGVFSSVPVNKDTKGANPLAPINTQIAELTGKAKGFFLNNDQNFPTDVTTEYWRIQNGVTSGSIAPKEAGALLQKFIDTHKD encoded by the coding sequence ATGGTCACTCAGAACGCGGACACGGCGACCGCCGCGTTCAAGTCGATTATCGGCGACTTCGAGAAGCAGAACCCGAACATCAAGGTAGATCTTCAGTACCGCGCGGTAGATGCGCACAAGGACGCGCTGCGCACCACGGCCGGCAGTAGTTCCGGCCCGGACATCTACTACAACTGGGCCGGGCCGGGTCTCGGCGGCGAGCTCGTCAAGTCGGGCGTGAGCCTCGACCTGGGCAAGTACTACGAGCAGTACAAGTGGGCCGACCGGTTCAACCCGTCGACGCTGGCGGCGTACAAGCAGTACGGCGGTTACCACGGCGTGCCCTGGACGCAGCGCACCGAGGTCGTCTACTACCACAAGGACCAGTTCGCCAAGGCGGGCATCAGCGCGCCGCCCACCACGTACCAGGAGTGGGCCACGGCGGCGCAGAAGCTCAAGGACGCCGGGCTAACGCCGATCACCATGGGCGGCAAGGACAACTGGCACGTCATGCGCCTGCTGGACACGTTCATCGAGACCAACTGCGGTGCCGAGCTGGGCGACAAGCTCAACACCCGCGCGACGAGCTGGGCCGGGCAGCCGTGCGTGGACAAGTCCTTCGAGCAGCTCAAGCAGTGGTCGGACAACTACTTCAACAAGGGCTTCGCCGGCCTGCCGGTGGCCGAGGCGGGCGCGATGTTCCACTCGGGCAAGTCGGCCATGCAGCTCGAGGGCGACTGGTTCACCCAGCAGAACATCGACGCTGGCGACGACCAGAACAACGTGGGCGTCTTCCCGATGCCCACCGGCACCGACCGGCTCTACGGCTTCTCCGAGGGCATGTACATCAGCAAGACGAGCAAGCACCCGGACGAGGCCGCCAAGTTCCTGGACTTCTTCACCTCCGCCGCCGTGGAGGGCAAGTACCTGGGCGTCTTCTCCTCGGTCCCGGTGAACAAGGACACCAAGGGCGCCAACCCGCTCGCGCCGATCAACACCCAGATCGCCGAGCTGACCGGCAAGGCCAAGGGGTTCTTCCTCAACAACGACCAGAACTTCCCCACCGACGTGACGACCGAGTACTGGCGCATCCAGAACGGGGTCACCAGCGGCTCGATCGCCCCCAAGGAGGCGGGCGCGCTGCTGCAGAAGTTCATCGACACCCATAAGGACTGA
- a CDS encoding serine hydrolase domain-containing protein: MSTSWDLKGAWDTDGRWEVHERAGLSRAGLDRMRQVLAGHVERGSVPGLVALVGRGGETHVEALGTLHAGGAEPMRRDTLFRMASLSKPVTAAAVMILVEECRLRLDEPVDEWLPELADRQVLRSIDAPLDDTVPAARPITVRDLLTFTFGFGVVLAAPDTYPIQTAIRELGLDTTSPDFGPDEWIRRLGTLPLMHQPGELWQYHVGSDVLGVLVARVAGQPLEEFLRERLFGPLGMKDTGFHVPADRIHRLPTGYAHNPDNGELVVWDEAAGGKYSRPPLFQAAGDGLVSTVDDYHAFFRMLLNKGAFGGARILSRASVELMTTDHLTPGQKVEKDAFGDHFGRHGGYGFGMAVRTHRRDLASPGQFGWDGGLGTTGYADPAEDLVGILLTQSAMDSVHTPRLHKDFWTTAYQAIA; the protein is encoded by the coding sequence ATGTCCACCAGTTGGGATCTGAAGGGCGCCTGGGACACCGACGGCCGGTGGGAAGTGCACGAGCGGGCCGGCCTGTCACGGGCGGGGCTGGATCGGATGCGTCAGGTTCTGGCCGGACATGTCGAGCGTGGGAGCGTACCCGGGCTGGTCGCGCTGGTCGGACGGGGCGGCGAGACGCATGTGGAGGCCCTCGGGACCCTGCACGCGGGCGGCGCCGAGCCGATGCGGCGTGACACGCTCTTCCGCATGGCGTCGCTGAGCAAGCCGGTCACGGCCGCCGCGGTGATGATCCTGGTCGAGGAGTGCCGGCTACGGCTGGACGAGCCGGTCGACGAGTGGCTGCCCGAGCTGGCGGACCGGCAGGTGCTCAGGAGCATCGACGCCCCGCTGGACGACACTGTCCCCGCGGCGCGGCCGATCACCGTGCGCGACCTGCTGACGTTCACCTTCGGGTTCGGGGTGGTGCTGGCCGCGCCGGACACGTACCCGATCCAGACCGCGATCCGCGAGCTCGGCCTGGACACCACCTCGCCGGACTTCGGGCCGGACGAGTGGATCCGCAGGCTCGGCACGCTGCCGCTGATGCACCAGCCGGGCGAGCTGTGGCAGTACCACGTCGGCTCCGACGTGCTCGGCGTGCTCGTCGCCAGGGTGGCCGGACAGCCGCTGGAGGAGTTCCTGCGCGAGCGGCTGTTCGGGCCGCTCGGCATGAAGGACACCGGCTTCCACGTGCCCGCCGACCGGATCCACCGGCTGCCCACCGGCTACGCGCACAACCCCGATAACGGCGAGCTGGTCGTCTGGGACGAGGCCGCCGGCGGGAAGTACAGCCGCCCGCCGCTCTTCCAGGCCGCCGGCGACGGGCTGGTCTCGACCGTCGACGACTACCACGCCTTCTTCCGCATGCTCCTGAACAAGGGCGCCTTCGGCGGCGCGCGCATCCTGTCGCGGGCCTCGGTCGAGCTGATGACGACGGACCACCTGACGCCGGGGCAGAAGGTCGAGAAGGACGCGTTCGGCGACCACTTCGGCCGGCACGGCGGCTACGGCTTCGGCATGGCGGTCCGCACCCACCGCCGCGACCTGGCCTCTCCCGGCCAGTTCGGCTGGGACGGCGGCCTGGGCACCACCGGGTACGCCGACCCGGCCGAGGACCTGGTCGGCATCCTGCTGACCCAGAGCGCGATGGACTCCGTCCACACGCCCCGCCTCCACAAGGACTTCTGGACCACCGCCTACCAGGCGATCGCCTGA
- a CDS encoding transketolase family protein translates to MTVTDQQTAFDCRQDFAAELLALAAEDERIVAVCNDSVGSSNLVGFRERFPDRLINVGIAEQDLVGVGAGLANAGKIPFVCAAAPFLTGRALEQIKADVAYSEAHVVLCGQSPGMAYGELGPTHHSIEDLSWMRAVAGLDVIVPADSVQTRAAVRWAAASGRPSYVRIPRFKVPVVTPEGAPFEPRRAVLLADGDDATVIAIGSLTSRALQAAALLREEGVHLRVLNMPFLDPLDEEAIVAAARETRGIVTAEEATVSGGLGAAVAATVVTRHPVPMRILGVPRVFAPTGDTAFLLDHFGLSADGIVSAVKDLLRHG, encoded by the coding sequence ATGACCGTGACCGACCAGCAGACCGCCTTCGACTGCCGGCAGGACTTCGCCGCGGAGCTCCTGGCCCTGGCCGCCGAGGACGAGCGGATCGTGGCCGTCTGCAACGACTCCGTGGGCTCCAGCAACCTCGTCGGCTTCCGTGAGCGTTTCCCCGACCGGCTGATCAACGTCGGCATCGCCGAGCAGGACCTCGTCGGAGTCGGCGCGGGGCTGGCCAACGCCGGCAAGATCCCCTTCGTCTGCGCGGCGGCGCCGTTCCTCACCGGCCGCGCCCTGGAGCAGATCAAGGCCGACGTCGCCTACAGCGAGGCGCACGTCGTGCTCTGCGGGCAGAGCCCGGGCATGGCCTACGGCGAGCTCGGCCCCACCCACCACTCGATCGAGGACCTGTCCTGGATGCGCGCGGTCGCCGGGCTCGACGTGATCGTCCCGGCCGACTCCGTCCAGACCCGCGCCGCCGTCCGGTGGGCGGCGGCCTCCGGCAGGCCCAGCTACGTGCGCATCCCGCGGTTCAAGGTGCCCGTGGTCACGCCCGAGGGCGCGCCCTTCGAGCCGCGCAGGGCGGTGCTGCTCGCCGACGGCGACGACGCCACGGTGATCGCCATCGGCTCGCTGACCTCCCGAGCGCTGCAGGCGGCCGCCCTGCTCCGCGAGGAGGGCGTCCACCTGCGGGTCCTCAACATGCCCTTCCTCGACCCGCTGGACGAGGAGGCCATCGTGGCCGCCGCGCGGGAGACCCGCGGCATCGTCACGGCCGAGGAGGCCACCGTCAGCGGCGGGCTCGGCGCGGCCGTCGCCGCCACCGTCGTCACCCGCCACCCCGTCCCCATGCGCATCCTCGGCGTGCCCCGCGTGTTCGCCCCCACCGGCGACACCGCCTTCCTGCTCGACCACTTCGGCCTGTCCGCCGACGGCATCGTCAGCGCCGTCAAGGACCTGCTGCGCCATGGCTAG
- a CDS encoding DUF2291 family protein — translation MTATAPTPRRRVPIRWITAAAVAVLVVLMAVSTEYRTAETAAAAAPKKFDPAAFGAQNYEAKIVPAVKSAAVDLPVLLDALAADKEAASQKYGKRQGTGPYTFAVKVTGEAGAARSGLLPVTVKGLPEGTRVSVQIGPAINGTALRDAVGFITFGQFTNQVEYADAATALNNQLRDKLLKGLDAAALDGKQISVTGAFTLLTPQTVTITPVAIS, via the coding sequence ATGACCGCAACGGCGCCGACCCCCCGTCGGCGCGTCCCGATCCGCTGGATCACCGCCGCGGCCGTCGCCGTGCTGGTGGTGCTCATGGCCGTCAGCACCGAGTACCGGACGGCCGAGACCGCGGCCGCGGCGGCGCCGAAGAAGTTCGACCCGGCCGCGTTCGGGGCCCAGAACTACGAGGCCAAGATCGTCCCGGCCGTCAAGAGCGCCGCCGTGGACCTGCCCGTCCTGCTCGACGCCCTGGCCGCCGACAAGGAGGCCGCGAGCCAGAAGTACGGCAAGCGCCAGGGCACCGGCCCCTACACCTTCGCCGTCAAGGTGACGGGCGAGGCCGGCGCGGCCAGGTCCGGGCTGCTGCCCGTCACCGTCAAGGGCCTGCCGGAAGGCACCCGCGTCTCCGTGCAGATCGGCCCCGCCATCAACGGCACCGCGCTGCGCGACGCGGTGGGATTCATCACGTTCGGCCAGTTCACCAACCAGGTGGAGTACGCCGACGCCGCCACCGCCCTGAACAACCAGCTGCGCGACAAGCTGCTCAAGGGGCTGGACGCGGCGGCGCTGGACGGCAAGCAGATCTCCGTCACCGGGGCGTTCACCCTGCTGACGCCCCAGACCGTGACGATCACGCCGGTGGCGATCTCATGA
- a CDS encoding sugar phosphate isomerase/epimerase family protein, whose amino-acid sequence MAAEPLFGAGLWHFGQFRDRYATDGYGPPVSTLEAIDRAGQVGSLSVVDINYPFNPADLDVDELEDRLKANGLRAIALTPEIYTRKFSRGGFTNPDPAVRRDAIELVSESADLARRLGCDYVKLWPGQDGWDYPFQADYKALWQMSIDAVRELAQRHPDLRFAIEYKPREPRNRMTFSSAARTLLAIEKMDVPNVGILLDFGHSLYGLESPADAAQLILEHDRLYAIDVNDNFRGWDDDMVVGSIHLVETFEFFHTLRQAGWQGVWQLDQFPFREDSVEAARAGIEVMRTIWRALQVLDVDALAEAQARQDALAAQRIARKALLSAQVDG is encoded by the coding sequence ATGGCAGCAGAACCACTGTTCGGCGCCGGCCTCTGGCACTTCGGGCAGTTCCGCGACCGCTACGCCACGGACGGCTACGGCCCGCCCGTCTCCACGCTGGAGGCGATCGACCGCGCGGGCCAGGTCGGCAGCCTGTCCGTGGTCGACATCAACTACCCCTTCAACCCCGCCGACCTCGACGTGGACGAGCTGGAAGACCGGCTGAAGGCCAACGGGCTGCGGGCCATCGCGCTGACGCCGGAGATCTACACCAGGAAGTTCTCCCGCGGCGGCTTCACCAACCCCGACCCCGCCGTCCGGCGCGACGCCATCGAGCTGGTCAGCGAGTCCGCCGACCTGGCCCGCCGCCTCGGCTGCGACTACGTCAAGCTCTGGCCCGGCCAGGACGGCTGGGACTACCCCTTCCAGGCCGACTACAAGGCGCTGTGGCAGATGTCCATCGACGCCGTCCGCGAGCTGGCCCAGCGCCACCCCGACCTGCGCTTCGCCATCGAGTACAAGCCGCGCGAGCCGCGTAACCGCATGACCTTCTCCTCGGCCGCCCGCACCCTGCTGGCCATCGAGAAGATGGACGTGCCCAACGTCGGCATCCTGCTCGACTTCGGCCACTCTCTGTACGGCCTCGAGTCCCCGGCCGACGCGGCCCAGCTCATCCTCGAACACGACCGGCTCTACGCCATCGACGTCAACGACAACTTCCGCGGCTGGGACGACGACATGGTGGTCGGCTCCATCCACCTCGTCGAGACCTTCGAGTTCTTCCACACCTTGCGCCAGGCCGGCTGGCAGGGCGTCTGGCAGCTCGACCAGTTCCCCTTCCGCGAGGACTCGGTGGAGGCCGCCCGCGCCGGCATCGAGGTCATGCGGACGATCTGGCGGGCCCTGCAGGTCCTCGACGTGGACGCCCTCGCCGAGGCACAGGCCCGCCAGGACGCCCTGGCCGCGCAGCGCATCGCCAGGAAGGCGCTGCTCAGCGCCCAGGTGGACGGCTGA
- a CDS encoding carbohydrate ABC transporter permease yields the protein MNAVRRANYPLIGLWIALVVCALIWLAPFAFMVLTSLKSTADIGRSSIWALPEVWRWDNYTAAAERGELWTVAGNSAYIALIKVPLGLMISAAAAFAIARLRFKRQRILLIVITLGAMVPVQVAIAPMFTTLSSMGLLNSTNGIILPYLAFGIPSQVFFLYGFFRSLPRELDEAARIDGSGNWRLFVRVILPLAKPALAALFILDFVATWNEYGMALVLLQDQDVRTVPLALQAFQSQFASNYGQLNAFIIMSILPVLIVYLMFQRFFTQGALAGAIKG from the coding sequence ATGAACGCTGTCCGCCGTGCCAACTACCCGCTCATCGGGCTGTGGATCGCGCTGGTCGTCTGCGCGCTCATCTGGCTCGCGCCGTTCGCCTTCATGGTGCTGACCTCGCTGAAGTCCACGGCGGACATCGGCCGCTCCTCCATCTGGGCGCTGCCGGAGGTGTGGCGGTGGGACAACTACACCGCCGCCGCCGAGCGGGGCGAGCTGTGGACCGTGGCCGGGAACAGCGCCTACATCGCGCTCATCAAGGTGCCGCTCGGCCTGATGATCTCGGCCGCGGCGGCGTTCGCGATCGCGCGGCTGCGCTTCAAGCGGCAGCGGATCCTGCTCATCGTGATCACCCTGGGCGCGATGGTGCCGGTGCAGGTCGCCATCGCCCCGATGTTCACCACGCTGTCGAGCATGGGGCTGCTGAACTCCACGAACGGGATCATCCTGCCCTACCTGGCCTTCGGCATCCCGTCCCAGGTGTTCTTCCTGTACGGGTTCTTCCGCTCCCTGCCGCGCGAGCTCGACGAGGCCGCCCGCATCGACGGCTCGGGGAACTGGCGCCTGTTCGTACGGGTGATCCTGCCGCTGGCCAAGCCCGCGCTGGCCGCGCTGTTCATCCTGGACTTCGTCGCCACCTGGAACGAGTACGGGATGGCCCTGGTGCTGCTGCAGGACCAGGACGTGCGTACGGTGCCGCTGGCGCTGCAGGCCTTCCAGTCGCAGTTCGCCTCGAACTACGGGCAGCTCAACGCCTTCATCATCATGTCCATCCTCCCGGTCCTCATCGTCTATCTGATGTTCCAGCGCTTCTTCACACAAGGCGCCCTCGCCGGCGCGATCAAGGGATAG
- a CDS encoding carbohydrate ABC transporter permease produces the protein MSTAPTTSRPTHPSHRPRTPRRGLPILGALPFLAPALALYGIFLLFPIVSAIYLSFVRWNGFPTVPQIWAGLANYQDIFTNDTVFHTALRNSVLWVVLSLVVPTVLALLLALALNHRLLGRNLLRSAFYIPAVLASIAVATMWTWIYNPNSGLVNSTLTSLGLSSWIQDWLGDPQIALYSVFVAFVWQTTGFSMVLFLAGLQTVPADLVEAAKLDGASAWQTFRNVTLPALRPTFTVVLVLTVISSLKVFDLIVGMTNGGPAQSSQVLALWSYSQSFINHNFGGGNALAVVLLVITLALVLPYLMWTLKEDER, from the coding sequence GTGTCCACCGCCCCGACCACGTCACGACCCACCCACCCCTCGCACCGCCCCCGCACGCCACGCCGCGGCCTGCCCATTCTGGGCGCGCTGCCGTTCCTGGCGCCCGCGCTGGCGCTCTACGGGATCTTCCTGCTGTTCCCCATCGTCTCGGCGATCTACCTCAGCTTCGTGCGGTGGAACGGCTTCCCCACCGTGCCGCAGATCTGGGCGGGACTGGCGAACTACCAGGACATCTTCACCAACGACACGGTCTTCCACACCGCCCTGCGCAACAGCGTCCTCTGGGTCGTGCTCTCGCTCGTCGTGCCCACGGTGCTCGCCCTGCTGCTCGCCCTGGCGCTCAACCACCGGCTCCTCGGCCGCAACCTGCTGCGCTCGGCGTTCTACATCCCGGCCGTGCTGGCCTCGATCGCCGTGGCGACCATGTGGACCTGGATCTACAACCCGAACTCCGGCCTGGTCAACAGCACGTTGACGTCCCTCGGCCTGTCGTCGTGGATCCAGGACTGGCTCGGCGACCCGCAGATCGCCCTCTACTCCGTCTTCGTCGCCTTCGTCTGGCAGACGACGGGCTTCTCCATGGTGCTGTTCCTGGCCGGGCTGCAGACGGTGCCGGCCGACCTGGTCGAGGCGGCCAAGCTCGACGGCGCCTCCGCCTGGCAGACGTTCCGGAACGTCACCCTCCCGGCGCTGCGGCCGACCTTCACCGTCGTCCTGGTGCTCACCGTGATCAGCTCGCTCAAGGTGTTCGACCTCATCGTCGGCATGACCAACGGCGGCCCGGCCCAGTCGAGCCAGGTGCTGGCCCTGTGGTCCTACAGCCAGTCGTTCATCAACCACAACTTCGGAGGGGGCAACGCGCTGGCCGTCGTGCTCCTCGTGATCACCCTGGCGCTCGTCCTGCCGTACCTGATGTGGACCTTGAAGGAGGACGAGCGATGA
- a CDS encoding FGGY-family carbohydrate kinase, producing the protein MASPLILAIDQGTSSTKALLVDEGGRVVSRAVVPVAESQPRPGWVEQSAGELWQSVRRAVAECVAPEQAARVAGVGFSNQRESLVLWERRTGEPVGPLLSWQDQRTADHCHELAGSAELVRSVSGMPLDPMFSALKARWLLDAHDPDRGRSRAGELCLGTVDSWLLSRLGGEHLIEVGNASRTQLLDVGTGDWDPRLLELFGVPAEVLPRVVASCGPFPTVRDLAPLPDGVPVLAVMGDSHAAMFAHAGWRPGVVKATYGTGSSVMAIGGPPDAPGLCRSIAWDLGDGPVHAVEGNIRATGRAVSWLAELFDVPADVLLAEAADPGNVHFVPAFGGLGAPWWDPDASPVIIGLTLATRRAQLVAAALEAVAFQVEDVVAAADQAVGQVSVLMADGGLTRSARLMQLQADVSGRAVARSGEHDLSCLGVADAAGLAAKLWTLGELERRPRPADRFEPALDETDRAARRAAWHEAVRRSRPSGEGSIT; encoded by the coding sequence ATGGCTAGCCCGCTCATCCTGGCCATCGACCAGGGCACCAGCTCCACCAAGGCGCTGCTCGTGGACGAGGGCGGCCGCGTCGTCTCCCGCGCCGTCGTACCGGTCGCCGAGAGCCAGCCCCGCCCCGGCTGGGTCGAGCAGTCCGCCGGCGAGCTGTGGCAGAGCGTGCGGCGGGCGGTCGCCGAGTGTGTCGCCCCCGAGCAGGCCGCCCGGGTCGCCGGGGTGGGGTTCAGCAACCAGCGCGAGTCGCTGGTGCTGTGGGAGCGCCGCACCGGCGAGCCGGTCGGGCCGCTGCTGAGCTGGCAGGACCAGCGCACCGCCGACCACTGCCACGAGCTGGCCGGCTCCGCCGAGCTGGTGCGCTCGGTCAGCGGGATGCCCCTGGACCCCATGTTCTCCGCGCTCAAGGCCCGCTGGCTGCTGGATGCCCACGACCCGGACCGCGGGCGCAGCCGCGCGGGCGAGCTGTGCCTGGGCACCGTCGACTCCTGGCTGCTCAGCCGCCTGGGCGGGGAGCATCTCATCGAGGTCGGCAACGCCTCCCGCACCCAGCTCCTCGACGTCGGGACCGGGGACTGGGACCCGCGGCTCCTGGAGCTGTTCGGAGTGCCCGCCGAGGTCCTGCCCCGGGTGGTCGCCTCCTGCGGCCCCTTCCCCACCGTCCGCGACCTCGCGCCGCTGCCCGACGGGGTGCCGGTGCTGGCGGTCATGGGCGACTCGCACGCCGCGATGTTCGCCCACGCCGGCTGGCGGCCCGGCGTGGTGAAGGCCACCTACGGCACCGGCTCCTCCGTGATGGCCATCGGCGGCCCTCCGGACGCGCCCGGCCTGTGCCGCAGCATCGCCTGGGACCTCGGGGACGGTCCCGTTCACGCCGTCGAGGGCAACATCCGCGCGACCGGTCGCGCCGTCAGCTGGCTGGCGGAGCTGTTCGACGTGCCCGCCGACGTGCTGCTGGCCGAAGCCGCCGACCCGGGCAACGTCCACTTCGTGCCCGCCTTCGGTGGCCTCGGCGCCCCTTGGTGGGATCCGGACGCCAGCCCCGTCATCATCGGGCTGACGCTCGCCACCCGCCGGGCCCAGCTCGTCGCCGCCGCCCTGGAGGCGGTCGCCTTCCAGGTCGAGGACGTGGTGGCCGCCGCCGATCAGGCCGTCGGCCAGGTGAGCGTGCTCATGGCCGACGGTGGGCTCACCCGCAGCGCCCGCTTGATGCAGCTCCAGGCCGACGTCAGCGGCCGGGCCGTCGCCCGCTCCGGCGAGCACGACCTGTCATGCCTCGGCGTGGCCGACGCCGCCGGGCTCGCGGCCAAGCTGTGGACGCTCGGCGAGCTGGAACGCCGCCCGCGGCCTGCCGACCGCTTCGAGCCCGCCCTGGACGAGACGGATCGCGCGGCCAGGAGAGCCGCCTGGCACGAGGCGGTGCGCAGGTCCCGCCCCTCCGGTGAAGGGAGCATCACATGA
- a CDS encoding apiosidase-like domain-containing protein translates to MGDVTRVGGAWREVEITLTASADLPDAYTAVEVWADFTHDTGLSLRRPAFYDGGRTWRIRFSSPLAHGRWHWTTDASLDDRGLRGASGIIEVDAAEPATHRFRRHGFWTMSPGGRSLVHADGTPAIMVADTAWGLPWRATEEQVRTYAVDRQAKGFNAVLLMSVQPDMRAVGPRDRSADEGFDVAFEDLPTGHVNALNPAYFQYLDRLLDILVEHEIVPVLQPVFQGFGWKGLDVAGTVVPPEEYARYCRYLVARYGARPAIYLVGADGSGREPQIAAGGAEVHAWDCYAQPTGIHYRPHADNRACQDADWLDFQWCQTGHGGEHVPERVALMRRDTPVKAVANGEPTYEQTRGATNAAGWWQGHEAWSNLCAGGAMGVVYGAANIWQWKLHADEPGHAPYFLAPSGGWRESLDFEGSTYVGLLGKILDGLPTTDMEPDWETFISPRALRVPGRLHVVYQENGGALRPTREDGLPTAYRVVDPRTGDVVARGRRRPGEAVEDERQVARVVIFCDEQDG, encoded by the coding sequence ATGGGCGACGTGACACGCGTCGGGGGAGCCTGGCGCGAGGTGGAGATCACGCTCACCGCCTCGGCCGACCTCCCCGACGCCTACACCGCCGTCGAGGTGTGGGCCGACTTCACCCACGACACCGGGCTGAGCCTGCGCAGGCCGGCGTTCTACGACGGCGGCCGCACGTGGCGGATCCGGTTCAGCTCGCCGCTGGCGCACGGCCGCTGGCACTGGACCACCGACGCGTCCCTCGACGACCGCGGGCTTCGCGGGGCGTCCGGGATCATCGAGGTGGACGCCGCCGAACCGGCCACTCACCGCTTCCGGCGGCACGGTTTCTGGACCATGTCGCCGGGCGGGCGCAGCCTCGTCCACGCCGACGGCACCCCGGCGATCATGGTCGCGGACACCGCCTGGGGCCTGCCCTGGCGGGCCACCGAGGAGCAGGTGCGCACGTACGCGGTCGACCGGCAGGCCAAGGGCTTCAACGCGGTGCTGCTGATGTCGGTCCAGCCCGACATGCGCGCCGTCGGCCCGCGCGACCGCTCCGCCGACGAGGGCTTCGACGTCGCCTTCGAGGACCTGCCCACCGGCCACGTCAACGCGCTCAACCCCGCCTACTTCCAGTATCTGGACCGGCTCCTGGACATCCTGGTGGAGCACGAGATCGTGCCCGTGCTCCAGCCGGTCTTCCAGGGGTTCGGCTGGAAGGGGCTGGACGTGGCCGGCACGGTCGTACCTCCCGAGGAGTACGCCCGCTACTGCCGCTACCTGGTGGCCCGCTACGGCGCCCGCCCCGCGATCTACCTGGTCGGCGCCGACGGCTCCGGCCGCGAGCCGCAGATCGCGGCCGGCGGCGCCGAGGTCCACGCCTGGGACTGCTACGCCCAGCCCACCGGCATCCACTACCGCCCGCACGCCGACAACCGGGCCTGCCAGGACGCCGACTGGCTGGACTTCCAGTGGTGCCAGACCGGCCACGGCGGCGAGCACGTCCCCGAGCGGGTCGCGCTCATGCGGCGCGACACGCCCGTCAAGGCCGTCGCCAACGGCGAGCCCACCTACGAGCAGACCCGCGGCGCCACCAACGCCGCCGGCTGGTGGCAGGGCCACGAGGCGTGGAGCAACCTGTGCGCGGGCGGGGCCATGGGCGTGGTCTACGGCGCCGCGAACATCTGGCAGTGGAAGCTGCACGCCGACGAACCCGGGCACGCTCCCTACTTCCTGGCCCCGTCGGGCGGCTGGCGCGAGTCCCTCGACTTCGAGGGCTCCACGTACGTCGGGCTGCTCGGCAAGATCCTGGACGGCCTGCCCACGACCGACATGGAGCCGGACTGGGAGACGTTCATCAGCCCGCGCGCCCTGCGCGTGCCGGGCCGGCTGCACGTGGTCTACCAGGAGAACGGCGGCGCGCTGCGCCCGACGCGCGAGGACGGGCTGCCGACCGCCTACCGCGTCGTGGACCCGCGCACCGGCGACGTCGTCGCGCGCGGCCGGCGCCGCCCCGGCGAGGCCGTCGAGGACGAGCGCCAGGTGGCCCGCGTGGTCATCTTCTGCGACGAACAGGACGGGTGA